The following are encoded together in the Chaetodon trifascialis isolate fChaTrf1 chromosome 3, fChaTrf1.hap1, whole genome shotgun sequence genome:
- the LOC139328643 gene encoding band 4.1-like protein 1 isoform X6 produces the protein MQDSASDSKMAKQEQNSKHREEHRETDDMSEKMSPNKNPKSPQKGSKRLKTSPFKVTLLDSAEFEGEIEKHSKGQTLMDMVCEHLNLLEKDYFGLTFADTDTQKNWLDPSKEIKKQMRNSPWHFAFAVKFYPPDPSQLTEDITRYYLCLQLRDDMLSGRLPCSFVTHALLGSYTVQAELGDYDHDDHGSDYVSDFRFAPNQTRELEERVMELHRNYKGMTPAEAEINFLENAKKLSMYGVDLHHAKDSEGIDIMLGVCANGLLIYRDRLRINRFAWPKILKISYKRSNFYIKIRPGEYEQFESTIGFKLPNHRAAKKLWKVCIEHHTFFRLVSPEPPPKGFLVMGSKFRYSGRTQAQTRQASALIDRPAPHFERSTSKRYLLSRSLDGEFSRPVSAMCENHDGLSHRSISEQRRLHSPSVDEQETELEPSLEQDEDQEQDQKTEQDKDDDGNVTPSRKKEIMFLDKSQDFLLKHQASINELKRTLREPNSKLMNREKRLSSTSPTGTPEKKAEPVSTPAIYEEPFADFKKEVGDRRPQPSITSEEEQDRDTVACMRETHLGIERKCSSMTVSSTSSLEAEVDFTVIMDLHSGVEDFSKGMTETGERERQPDVGREDFEETSRFYSARLMGSRDKSPIEEKLPEEGTHHEPPVAKKDPNAVSVAHMLRRSDTKTETHTNGSEIHPNIMNVSPQNYEVISPREASAALKENGSPVRAGTQERESVASPLTITADNVTSATTTQVTKTVKGGYSETRIEKRIIITGDDDVDQHQALAMAIQEAKQQHPDMLVTKAVVIRETDSPTEELQQKAES, from the exons atgCAGGACTCCGCTTCGGACAGCAAGATGGCCAAACAG GAACAGAACTCTAAGCATCGTGaggaacacagagaaacagacgaCATGTCTGAGAAGATGTCCCCGAACAAAAACCCCAAATCTCCCCAGAAAGGCTCCAAGCGACTTAAAACCAGCCCCTTCAAAGTGACCCTGCTGGACTCCGCCGAGTTCGAAGGAGAAATTGAG AAACACTCCAAAGGACAGACCCTGATGGACATGGTCTGTGAGCATCTCAACTTGCTGGAGAAGGACTATTTTGGTCTGACCTTTGCCGACACAGACACCCAGAAG AACTGGTTGGACCCCTCCAAGGAGATCAAGAAGCAGATGCGCA ACTCTCCGTGGCACTTTGCCTTCGCTGTCAAGTTCTACCCTCCAGATCCCTCCCAGCTCACTGAGGATATAACCAG ATACTACCTGTGTCTGCAGCTGAGGGATGACATGCTGTCAGGTCGACTGCCGTGCTCATTCGTCACTCACGCCCTCCTGGGCTCCTACACCGTTCAAGCCGAGCTGGGGGACTACGACCACGATGACCACGGCTCCGACTACGTCAGCGATTTCCGCTTTGCCCCCAATCAGACTcgagagctggaggagagggtgaTGGAGCTCCATCGAAACTACAA GGGGATGACtccagcagaggctgaaatTAACTTCTTGGAGAATGCCAAGAAACTATCCATGTACGGGGTGGACCTACATCACGCTAAG GATTCTGAAGGGATTGACATAATGTTGGGCGTCTGTGCCAACGGCCTGCTGATTTACCGTGATAGGCTGAGGATCAACCGCTTTGCCTGGCCAAAGATCCTCAAGATCTCCTACAAGAGAAGCAACTTCTACATCAAGATTCGGCCTGGAGAG TATGAACAGTTTGAAAGTACAATTGGCTTTAAGCTTCCTAACCACAGAGCTGCCAAGAAGCTATGGAAGGTCTGCATTGAGCATCACACCTTCTTCCG gctgGTGTCTCCAGAGCCTCCTCCAAAGGGCTTCTTGGTGATGGGTTCAAAGTTTCGATACAGTGGAAGGACGCAGGCTCAAACCAGGCAGGCCAGCGCTCTTATAGACCGACCTGCTCCGCATTTTGAGCGCTCCACCAGCAAGAGGTACCTGCTGTCCAGGAGCTTGGATGGAG AGTTCTCACGGCCGGTGTCAGCCATGTGTGAGAACCACGATGGCCTCTCCCACCGCAGCATCAGTGAACAGCGTCGCCTCCACAGCCCCTCTGTGGACGAGCAGGAGACCGAGCTGGAGCCCAGTTTGGAACAGGATGAGGACCAAGAGCAGGACCAGAAGACGGAGCAGGACAAAGACGATGACGGCAATGTCACTCCGAGCAGAAAGAAGGAGATCATG TTTCTGGATAAGTCGCAGGACTTCTTGCTGAAGCACCAGGCCAGCATCAACGAGCTGAAGAGAACCCTGAGGGAACCCAACAGCAAGCTGATGAACCGCGAGAAGCGTCTGTCATCCACCTCCCCAACAGGCACGCCAGAGAAGAAGGCT GAGCCTGTCTCTACTCCTGCCATTTATGAGGAGCCATTTGCTGATTTCAAG AAGGAGGTTGGGGATAGGAGGCCCCAGCCAAGCATAacctcagaggaggagcaggaccGGGACACAGTGGCCTGCATGAGGGAGACCCACCTGGGCATCGAGCGCAAGTGCTCCAGCATGACAGTCAGCTCCACGTCCAGCTTGGAGGCTGAGGTCGACTTCACTGTCATCATGGACCTCCACTCTGGCGTGGAGGACTTCTCTAAGGGCATGACGGAGacgggagagagggagcgacaGCCCGACGTTGGCCGGGAGGACTTTGAGGAGACCTCCAGATTCTACTCTGCCCGTCTAATGGGCTCCCGGGACAAGTCTCCCATAGAGGAGAAACTTCCTGAGGAGGGAACACATCATGAG CCCCCTGTGGCAAAGAAAGACCCCAATGCTGTGAGTGTGGCCCATATGCTGAGGAGGTCCGACACAAAGACGGAGACACATACGAATGGTTCAGAGATCCACCCCAACATCATGAATGTGTCACCGCAG aaCTATGAAGTCATCAGCCCGCGGGAGGCCTCAGCTGCCCTTAAAGAAAATGGCTCCCCT GTAAGAGCTGGCACCCAAGAGAGGGAGTCAGTTGCATCCCCGCTGACCATCACGGCTGACAACGTCACCTCAGCAACCACAACTCAAGTTACCAAG ACTGTGAAAGGAGGCTACTCAGAGACCAGGATTGAGAAAAGGATTATAATCACGGGAGATGATGATGTGGACCAACATCAA GCCCTCGCCATGGCGATCCAAGAGGCCAAGCAGCAGCACCCCGATATGCTGGTGACAAAAGCGGTGGTTATCAGGGAAACAGACTCTCCtactgaggagctgcagcagaaagcagag TCCTGA
- the LOC139328643 gene encoding band 4.1-like protein 1 isoform X5 gives MQDSASDSKMAKQEQNSKHREEHRETDDMSEKMSPNKNPKSPQKGSKRLKTSPFKVTLLDSAEFEGEIEKHSKGQTLMDMVCEHLNLLEKDYFGLTFADTDTQKNWLDPSKEIKKQMRNSPWHFAFAVKFYPPDPSQLTEDITRYYLCLQLRDDMLSGRLPCSFVTHALLGSYTVQAELGDYDHDDHGSDYVSDFRFAPNQTRELEERVMELHRNYKGMTPAEAEINFLENAKKLSMYGVDLHHAKDSEGIDIMLGVCANGLLIYRDRLRINRFAWPKILKISYKRSNFYIKIRPGEYEQFESTIGFKLPNHRAAKKLWKVCIEHHTFFRLVSPEPPPKGFLVMGSKFRYSGRTQAQTRQASALIDRPAPHFERSTSKRYLLSRSLDGEFSRPVSAMCENHDGLSHRSISEQRRLHSPSVDEQETELEPSLEQDEDQEQDQKTEQDKDDDGNVTPSRKKEIMEEAGSPVDSKQEFLDKSQDFLLKHQASINELKRTLREPNSKLMNREKRLSSTSPTGTPEKKAEPVSTPAIYEEPFADFKKEVGDRRPQPSITSEEEQDRDTVACMRETHLGIERKCSSMTVSSTSSLEAEVDFTVIMDLHSGVEDFSKGMTETGERERQPDVGREDFEETSRFYSARLMGSRDKSPIEEKLPEEGTHHEPPVAKKDPNAVSVAHMLRRSDTKTETHTNGSEIHPNIMNVSPQNYEVISPREASAALKENGSPVRAGTQERESVASPLTITADNVTSATTTQVTKTVKGGYSETRIEKRIIITGDDDVDQHQALAMAIQEAKQQHPDMLVTKAVVIRETDSPTEELQQKAES, from the exons atgCAGGACTCCGCTTCGGACAGCAAGATGGCCAAACAG GAACAGAACTCTAAGCATCGTGaggaacacagagaaacagacgaCATGTCTGAGAAGATGTCCCCGAACAAAAACCCCAAATCTCCCCAGAAAGGCTCCAAGCGACTTAAAACCAGCCCCTTCAAAGTGACCCTGCTGGACTCCGCCGAGTTCGAAGGAGAAATTGAG AAACACTCCAAAGGACAGACCCTGATGGACATGGTCTGTGAGCATCTCAACTTGCTGGAGAAGGACTATTTTGGTCTGACCTTTGCCGACACAGACACCCAGAAG AACTGGTTGGACCCCTCCAAGGAGATCAAGAAGCAGATGCGCA ACTCTCCGTGGCACTTTGCCTTCGCTGTCAAGTTCTACCCTCCAGATCCCTCCCAGCTCACTGAGGATATAACCAG ATACTACCTGTGTCTGCAGCTGAGGGATGACATGCTGTCAGGTCGACTGCCGTGCTCATTCGTCACTCACGCCCTCCTGGGCTCCTACACCGTTCAAGCCGAGCTGGGGGACTACGACCACGATGACCACGGCTCCGACTACGTCAGCGATTTCCGCTTTGCCCCCAATCAGACTcgagagctggaggagagggtgaTGGAGCTCCATCGAAACTACAA GGGGATGACtccagcagaggctgaaatTAACTTCTTGGAGAATGCCAAGAAACTATCCATGTACGGGGTGGACCTACATCACGCTAAG GATTCTGAAGGGATTGACATAATGTTGGGCGTCTGTGCCAACGGCCTGCTGATTTACCGTGATAGGCTGAGGATCAACCGCTTTGCCTGGCCAAAGATCCTCAAGATCTCCTACAAGAGAAGCAACTTCTACATCAAGATTCGGCCTGGAGAG TATGAACAGTTTGAAAGTACAATTGGCTTTAAGCTTCCTAACCACAGAGCTGCCAAGAAGCTATGGAAGGTCTGCATTGAGCATCACACCTTCTTCCG gctgGTGTCTCCAGAGCCTCCTCCAAAGGGCTTCTTGGTGATGGGTTCAAAGTTTCGATACAGTGGAAGGACGCAGGCTCAAACCAGGCAGGCCAGCGCTCTTATAGACCGACCTGCTCCGCATTTTGAGCGCTCCACCAGCAAGAGGTACCTGCTGTCCAGGAGCTTGGATGGAG AGTTCTCACGGCCGGTGTCAGCCATGTGTGAGAACCACGATGGCCTCTCCCACCGCAGCATCAGTGAACAGCGTCGCCTCCACAGCCCCTCTGTGGACGAGCAGGAGACCGAGCTGGAGCCCAGTTTGGAACAGGATGAGGACCAAGAGCAGGACCAGAAGACGGAGCAGGACAAAGACGATGACGGCAATGTCACTCCGAGCAGAAAGAAGGAGATCATG GAGGAGGCTGGCTCACCAGTTGACAGTAAACAGGAG TTTCTGGATAAGTCGCAGGACTTCTTGCTGAAGCACCAGGCCAGCATCAACGAGCTGAAGAGAACCCTGAGGGAACCCAACAGCAAGCTGATGAACCGCGAGAAGCGTCTGTCATCCACCTCCCCAACAGGCACGCCAGAGAAGAAGGCT GAGCCTGTCTCTACTCCTGCCATTTATGAGGAGCCATTTGCTGATTTCAAG AAGGAGGTTGGGGATAGGAGGCCCCAGCCAAGCATAacctcagaggaggagcaggaccGGGACACAGTGGCCTGCATGAGGGAGACCCACCTGGGCATCGAGCGCAAGTGCTCCAGCATGACAGTCAGCTCCACGTCCAGCTTGGAGGCTGAGGTCGACTTCACTGTCATCATGGACCTCCACTCTGGCGTGGAGGACTTCTCTAAGGGCATGACGGAGacgggagagagggagcgacaGCCCGACGTTGGCCGGGAGGACTTTGAGGAGACCTCCAGATTCTACTCTGCCCGTCTAATGGGCTCCCGGGACAAGTCTCCCATAGAGGAGAAACTTCCTGAGGAGGGAACACATCATGAG CCCCCTGTGGCAAAGAAAGACCCCAATGCTGTGAGTGTGGCCCATATGCTGAGGAGGTCCGACACAAAGACGGAGACACATACGAATGGTTCAGAGATCCACCCCAACATCATGAATGTGTCACCGCAG aaCTATGAAGTCATCAGCCCGCGGGAGGCCTCAGCTGCCCTTAAAGAAAATGGCTCCCCT GTAAGAGCTGGCACCCAAGAGAGGGAGTCAGTTGCATCCCCGCTGACCATCACGGCTGACAACGTCACCTCAGCAACCACAACTCAAGTTACCAAG ACTGTGAAAGGAGGCTACTCAGAGACCAGGATTGAGAAAAGGATTATAATCACGGGAGATGATGATGTGGACCAACATCAA GCCCTCGCCATGGCGATCCAAGAGGCCAAGCAGCAGCACCCCGATATGCTGGTGACAAAAGCGGTGGTTATCAGGGAAACAGACTCTCCtactgaggagctgcagcagaaagcagag TCCTGA
- the LOC139328643 gene encoding uncharacterized protein isoform X2, with the protein MQDSASDSKMAKQEQNSKHREEHRETDDMSEKMSPNKNPKSPQKGSKRLKTSPFKVTLLDSAEFEGEIEKHSKGQTLMDMVCEHLNLLEKDYFGLTFADTDTQKNWLDPSKEIKKQMRNSPWHFAFAVKFYPPDPSQLTEDITRYYLCLQLRDDMLSGRLPCSFVTHALLGSYTVQAELGDYDHDDHGSDYVSDFRFAPNQTRELEERVMELHRNYKGMTPAEAEINFLENAKKLSMYGVDLHHAKDSEGIDIMLGVCANGLLIYRDRLRINRFAWPKILKISYKRSNFYIKIRPGEYEQFESTIGFKLPNHRAAKKLWKVCIEHHTFFRLVSPEPPPKGFLVMGSKFRYSGRTQAQTRQASALIDRPAPHFERSTSKRYLLSRSLDGEFSRPVSAMCENHDGLSHRSISEQRRLHSPSVDEQETELEPSLEQDEDQEQDQKTEQDKDDDGNVTPSRKKEIMEEAGSPVDSKQELSQLDQEATPRHKQEFLDKSQDFLLKHQASINELKRTLREPNSKLMNREKRLSSTSPTGTPEKKALVGRAVGKDPVNSLSVEGFVQKTLVTSPEGSEEWVLIEKQETYQQDHDWKAEEKNKSLTSDSSWEKKVLEKEIDITKMIHKEVTGYDRKEMKSHIDEFPSTKSSRDPDACSEPRPTNKSRFVIQLSENADLFQDKSQSKPSEASGPEANSDVALGSHQIKERTASKPRKKRRPQSLNLGMPAELIYRKGDSDSSGEENEGSDLDNSSEKTSTRGNHCGSSPLVMAKDDQGSGKDQSVRDYKDNKQEDISLGENREVSTQGTEQVKRKVSQVGPADINLGSVNGPGKIEHESSLAGVKGEGVMKMRAKSLIDNKELAEVKLRQVRTHERKISSSGGEDIEGFMGDRGQRTSVHRLSGSSYQSEITRIVPLKPERSKSVAGKDERDRTGQDEPTRVIRREYRWSVGSPEGPSDLNWTDVSTFHPAFAGDLEGIAKPEHLDNSYQAGRGSTESQLFGSKIPALPKMAPPAPPVKTQKARESGLILRNSRNAGREPSLDAAKKRHSEPVSTPAIYEEPFADFKKEVGDRRPQPSITSEEEQDRDTVACMRETHLGIERKCSSMTVSSTSSLEAEVDFTVIMDLHSGVEDFSKGMTETGERERQPDVGREDFEETSRFYSARLMGSRDKSPIEEKLPEEGTHHEPPVAKKDPNAVSVAHMLRRSDTKTETHTNGSEIHPNIMNVSPQNYEVISPREASAALKENGSPVRAGTQERESVASPLTITADNVTSATTTQVTKTVKGGYSETRIEKRIIITGDDDVDQHQALAMAIQEAKQQHPDMLVTKAVVIRETDSPTEELQQKAES; encoded by the exons atgCAGGACTCCGCTTCGGACAGCAAGATGGCCAAACAG GAACAGAACTCTAAGCATCGTGaggaacacagagaaacagacgaCATGTCTGAGAAGATGTCCCCGAACAAAAACCCCAAATCTCCCCAGAAAGGCTCCAAGCGACTTAAAACCAGCCCCTTCAAAGTGACCCTGCTGGACTCCGCCGAGTTCGAAGGAGAAATTGAG AAACACTCCAAAGGACAGACCCTGATGGACATGGTCTGTGAGCATCTCAACTTGCTGGAGAAGGACTATTTTGGTCTGACCTTTGCCGACACAGACACCCAGAAG AACTGGTTGGACCCCTCCAAGGAGATCAAGAAGCAGATGCGCA ACTCTCCGTGGCACTTTGCCTTCGCTGTCAAGTTCTACCCTCCAGATCCCTCCCAGCTCACTGAGGATATAACCAG ATACTACCTGTGTCTGCAGCTGAGGGATGACATGCTGTCAGGTCGACTGCCGTGCTCATTCGTCACTCACGCCCTCCTGGGCTCCTACACCGTTCAAGCCGAGCTGGGGGACTACGACCACGATGACCACGGCTCCGACTACGTCAGCGATTTCCGCTTTGCCCCCAATCAGACTcgagagctggaggagagggtgaTGGAGCTCCATCGAAACTACAA GGGGATGACtccagcagaggctgaaatTAACTTCTTGGAGAATGCCAAGAAACTATCCATGTACGGGGTGGACCTACATCACGCTAAG GATTCTGAAGGGATTGACATAATGTTGGGCGTCTGTGCCAACGGCCTGCTGATTTACCGTGATAGGCTGAGGATCAACCGCTTTGCCTGGCCAAAGATCCTCAAGATCTCCTACAAGAGAAGCAACTTCTACATCAAGATTCGGCCTGGAGAG TATGAACAGTTTGAAAGTACAATTGGCTTTAAGCTTCCTAACCACAGAGCTGCCAAGAAGCTATGGAAGGTCTGCATTGAGCATCACACCTTCTTCCG gctgGTGTCTCCAGAGCCTCCTCCAAAGGGCTTCTTGGTGATGGGTTCAAAGTTTCGATACAGTGGAAGGACGCAGGCTCAAACCAGGCAGGCCAGCGCTCTTATAGACCGACCTGCTCCGCATTTTGAGCGCTCCACCAGCAAGAGGTACCTGCTGTCCAGGAGCTTGGATGGAG AGTTCTCACGGCCGGTGTCAGCCATGTGTGAGAACCACGATGGCCTCTCCCACCGCAGCATCAGTGAACAGCGTCGCCTCCACAGCCCCTCTGTGGACGAGCAGGAGACCGAGCTGGAGCCCAGTTTGGAACAGGATGAGGACCAAGAGCAGGACCAGAAGACGGAGCAGGACAAAGACGATGACGGCAATGTCACTCCGAGCAGAAAGAAGGAGATCATG GAGGAGGCTGGCTCACCAGTTGACAGTAAACAGGAG CTCTCTCAGTTGGACCAGGAGGCCACTCCTCGGCACAAACAGGAG TTTCTGGATAAGTCGCAGGACTTCTTGCTGAAGCACCAGGCCAGCATCAACGAGCTGAAGAGAACCCTGAGGGAACCCAACAGCAAGCTGATGAACCGCGAGAAGCGTCTGTCATCCACCTCCCCAACAGGCACGCCAGAGAAGAAGGCT TTGGTGGGCCGAGCAGTGGGAAAGGACCCTGTTAACAGCCTGTCTGTTGAGGGTTTCGTCCAGAAGACTCTGGTCACTTCACCTGAG GGCTCTGAGGAGTGGGTATTGATTGAAAAACAAGAAACTTATCAACAGGACCATGACTGGAAGGcagaagaaaagaacaaatcTCTCACGTCTGATTCCTCGTGGGAGAAAAAGGTGCTGGAAAAAGAGATAGACATTACCAAGATGATACATAAAGAGGTTACAGGGTATGacaggaaagaaatgaaaagccaTATTGATGAATTTCCATCAACAAAATCATCCAGAGACCCAGATGCATGCTCTGAGCCTCGACCAACTAACAAAAGTCGTTTTGTGATTCAATTATCTGAGAATGCAGACTTGTTTCAAGACAAATCTCAAAGTAAACCATCTGAGGCCTCAGGCCCTGAGGCAAACAGTGACGTGGCCCTGGGCTCTCACCAGATCAAAGAACGCACAGCTTCTAAACCAAGGAAAAAGCGGAGACCCCAGAGCTTAAACCTGGGAATGCCTGCCGAGCTCATCTACAGGAAAGGAGACAGTGATTCTTCTGGAGAAGAAAATGAGGGCTCAGATTTGGACAACAGTTCAGAAAAAACCTCAACAAGAGGAAATCATTGTGGATCATCCCCACTGGTGATGGCGAAAGATGATCAGGGATCAGGAAAGGATCAGTCTGTCAGGGACTATAAAGACAACAAACAGGAGGATATATCTTTAGGAGAAAACAGGGAGGTTTCCACTCAAGGAACAGAGCAGGTAAAGAGGAAAGTGAGTCAGGTTGGGCCAGCAGATATTAATTTAGGTTCAGTGAACGGACCCGGAAAGATAGAACATGAAAGTTCATTAGCAGGTGTTAAAGGGGAGGGTGTGATGAAAATGCGAGCGAAGAGCCTTATTGACAACAAAGAGCTAGCTGAGGTAAAACTGCGACAGGTCAGGACACATGAGAGGAAGATCAGTAGTTCTGGGGGAGAGGATATCGAGGGTTTCATGGgagacagaggtcagaggacGTCTGTCCACCGACTGTCAGGCAGCAGCTACCAATCGGAAATCACCAGGATTGTCCCCCTCAAACCAGAGCGATCGAAGAGCGTCGCAGGTAAGGACGAAagggacaggacaggacaggacgaGCCCACACGGGTCATCAGAAGAGAATACCGCTGGTCAGTCGGCTCTCCAGAGGGACCCTCAGACCTTAACTGGACAGACGTCTCCACCTTCCATCCAGCTTTTGCAGGAGATCTGGAGGGCATTGCTAAACCAGAACATCTCGACAACAGCTATCAAGCTGGTAGAGGATCTACAGAGAGTCAGTTGTTCGGCTCAAAGATTCCAGCGCTTCCCAAAATGGCTCCCCCAGCCCcaccagtgaaaacacagaaggCCAGGGAGTCCGGGCTAATACTGCGGAACAGCCGAAATGCCGGCAGGGAGCCAAGCCTGGACGCAGCCAAGAAGAGACACTCG GAGCCTGTCTCTACTCCTGCCATTTATGAGGAGCCATTTGCTGATTTCAAG AAGGAGGTTGGGGATAGGAGGCCCCAGCCAAGCATAacctcagaggaggagcaggaccGGGACACAGTGGCCTGCATGAGGGAGACCCACCTGGGCATCGAGCGCAAGTGCTCCAGCATGACAGTCAGCTCCACGTCCAGCTTGGAGGCTGAGGTCGACTTCACTGTCATCATGGACCTCCACTCTGGCGTGGAGGACTTCTCTAAGGGCATGACGGAGacgggagagagggagcgacaGCCCGACGTTGGCCGGGAGGACTTTGAGGAGACCTCCAGATTCTACTCTGCCCGTCTAATGGGCTCCCGGGACAAGTCTCCCATAGAGGAGAAACTTCCTGAGGAGGGAACACATCATGAG CCCCCTGTGGCAAAGAAAGACCCCAATGCTGTGAGTGTGGCCCATATGCTGAGGAGGTCCGACACAAAGACGGAGACACATACGAATGGTTCAGAGATCCACCCCAACATCATGAATGTGTCACCGCAG aaCTATGAAGTCATCAGCCCGCGGGAGGCCTCAGCTGCCCTTAAAGAAAATGGCTCCCCT GTAAGAGCTGGCACCCAAGAGAGGGAGTCAGTTGCATCCCCGCTGACCATCACGGCTGACAACGTCACCTCAGCAACCACAACTCAAGTTACCAAG ACTGTGAAAGGAGGCTACTCAGAGACCAGGATTGAGAAAAGGATTATAATCACGGGAGATGATGATGTGGACCAACATCAA GCCCTCGCCATGGCGATCCAAGAGGCCAAGCAGCAGCACCCCGATATGCTGGTGACAAAAGCGGTGGTTATCAGGGAAACAGACTCTCCtactgaggagctgcagcagaaagcagag TCCTGA